In the Bacillus thermozeamaize genome, one interval contains:
- a CDS encoding 23S rRNA (uracil-5-)-methyltransferase RumA, protein MARHGDELELDIQRLDHKGWGITQVTETESPEHEDGDGNNLGEGSHRKKPRAWTIRVPYTIPGERVRVVVRRGKKRGKKLEAQLLEVLQPHGGRVEPRCAHFSRCGGCTWQHVNYREQLAAKEAYVKSCLQSAGLDERVVKPIAGMERPWYYRNKMEFTFSPEGRLGLHAQGDFRTVIPLDDCLIAGEEMVQAAREVAAWAREHGLRGYDKLVHQGLLRHLMVRQSFATGELMVALFATEPPSPPNSQSANLQHAVDDLVVRLRERCPSLASLLWIVNRGVADKTDVEEMICLFGREYIQDELCGFRYRLKPQTFFQVNPVQAERLVEIALQQGNPQPDERVIDLFCGVGTFSLPFARRAKELVGIEIVEASVEAARQNALENGVDNARFVTADARRGLDQVLAEHPGVDLLLLDPPRSGAGRKVMRKIGRARPKRVVYVSCNPATLAEDCAELLPFGYELVEVRPVDMFPHTAHVECVTLLDRKGAEG, encoded by the coding sequence ATGGCACGGCATGGGGATGAACTGGAACTGGACATCCAACGTCTTGATCACAAAGGATGGGGCATCACCCAGGTGACGGAAACGGAAAGCCCGGAACATGAGGATGGGGACGGGAACAACCTGGGGGAAGGGAGTCATCGGAAGAAGCCGCGCGCGTGGACGATTCGGGTGCCGTACACGATTCCCGGGGAGAGAGTCCGCGTCGTTGTTCGGAGGGGAAAAAAACGCGGCAAGAAGCTGGAAGCGCAGCTTTTGGAAGTGCTTCAGCCCCATGGAGGACGGGTGGAACCGCGCTGTGCCCATTTTAGCCGGTGCGGCGGGTGCACATGGCAACACGTGAATTATCGGGAACAATTGGCCGCCAAGGAAGCCTATGTGAAGTCTTGTCTGCAGTCGGCCGGTCTGGACGAGCGTGTGGTCAAGCCGATTGCCGGGATGGAGCGGCCATGGTATTACCGGAACAAGATGGAGTTTACCTTTTCTCCCGAAGGACGGCTCGGACTGCACGCACAGGGGGATTTCCGCACCGTGATTCCGCTGGATGACTGCCTGATTGCGGGGGAGGAGATGGTGCAGGCAGCACGGGAAGTGGCCGCCTGGGCCAGGGAGCATGGGCTTCGCGGCTACGACAAGCTGGTCCACCAGGGGCTCTTGCGCCATCTCATGGTGCGGCAATCGTTTGCGACAGGGGAGCTGATGGTGGCGTTGTTTGCCACGGAGCCGCCTTCTCCTCCGAACAGCCAGTCCGCGAATCTGCAGCACGCGGTGGACGATCTCGTTGTCCGTTTGCGGGAACGGTGTCCCTCATTGGCCAGCCTGTTGTGGATTGTCAACCGGGGCGTGGCGGACAAGACCGACGTGGAAGAAATGATCTGCCTCTTCGGCCGGGAATATATCCAGGACGAACTGTGCGGGTTCCGGTACCGGTTGAAACCGCAGACCTTTTTTCAAGTCAACCCGGTGCAGGCTGAGCGGTTGGTGGAAATCGCGCTGCAGCAAGGCAACCCGCAGCCCGATGAGCGGGTGATCGATTTGTTTTGCGGTGTCGGCACCTTTTCGCTGCCTTTTGCGCGTCGGGCAAAAGAGTTGGTCGGGATCGAAATTGTCGAAGCGTCCGTAGAAGCCGCGCGGCAAAATGCCTTGGAGAACGGCGTGGACAACGCGCGCTTCGTCACGGCCGATGCCCGGAGGGGATTGGATCAGGTGTTGGCTGAGCATCCGGGTGTCGATTTGCTGCTTCTTGATCCTCCCCGTTCCGGCGCCGGCAGAAAGGTGATGCGGAAAATCGGCCGCGCCCGTCCGAAGCGGGTGGTGTACGTCTCCTGCAATCCGGCCACTTTGGCGGAAGACTGCGCGGAACTGCTGCCGTTTGGATATGAGCTGGTCGAAGTCCGGCCGGTGGACATGTTCCCCCATACGGCGCATGTGGAGTGTGTGACACTGTTGGATCGAAAGGGAGCTGAGGGATAA
- a CDS encoding MFS transporter, producing the protein MGTNRGWKRDIILFLGSQNISLFGTHLVQYAIFWHITLSTKSGAVLTISILCGFLPTLILSPFAGVWADRYHRKWLIILSDSSIAIATLVLALLFLLGYDALWLLFVMSAVRALGSGIQNPAVGAMIPQLVPADKLTRVNAINGSLQSFVMLCSPIVSAALLTVASLEMIFFVDVMTAAVAILILLIFVHVPVHAKALQPSTAGYFADMREGLRYIKDHEYARKFFVFCAFFFFLTAPGAFLTPLQVARSFGDEIWRLTAIEIAFSVGMILGGAILAAWGGFRNKIHTMSLSCLVIGFCTFGLGVVPDFWIYLFFMWLIGVVLPFFNTPSMVLLQEKVEEDYLGRVFGVFTMIFSSMMPLGMLLFGPISDMVKIEWLLMGTGLLLFMQAFFLVGSKALVEAGKPVPKASAEET; encoded by the coding sequence CTGGGAACGAATCGTGGCTGGAAACGGGACATTATTCTTTTTTTGGGCAGTCAGAACATCTCGCTTTTCGGCACTCATTTGGTCCAATACGCCATTTTTTGGCACATCACCCTGTCAACGAAATCCGGTGCGGTTTTGACCATCTCCATTTTATGCGGTTTTCTGCCGACTTTGATTTTGTCGCCGTTTGCCGGCGTTTGGGCGGACCGCTATCACCGGAAATGGCTGATCATTCTCTCTGACTCGTCCATCGCCATCGCTACGCTTGTTTTGGCCCTCTTGTTTTTGTTGGGGTACGATGCGCTTTGGCTGCTCTTTGTGATGTCGGCGGTGCGTGCGCTTGGGTCGGGCATACAAAACCCGGCTGTGGGGGCGATGATTCCCCAGCTGGTGCCTGCCGACAAGCTCACGCGGGTGAATGCCATCAACGGAAGCCTTCAGTCGTTTGTCATGCTTTGCTCGCCCATCGTCAGTGCGGCACTGCTCACAGTGGCTTCGCTGGAGATGATCTTTTTCGTTGATGTCATGACCGCGGCGGTCGCGATCCTGATATTGCTCATTTTTGTGCATGTTCCTGTGCACGCCAAAGCATTGCAGCCGTCGACGGCCGGTTATTTCGCTGACATGCGGGAGGGGTTGCGCTATATTAAAGACCATGAATATGCGCGAAAGTTTTTTGTGTTTTGCGCCTTTTTCTTTTTCCTTACCGCACCTGGCGCATTCTTGACACCGCTGCAGGTTGCGCGCAGCTTCGGTGACGAGATCTGGCGTCTGACGGCGATTGAAATCGCTTTTTCCGTCGGGATGATTCTAGGCGGGGCCATCTTGGCTGCATGGGGTGGCTTTCGGAACAAAATTCATACGATGTCCTTGTCATGTCTTGTGATTGGTTTCTGCACATTCGGACTCGGTGTGGTGCCCGATTTTTGGATTTATTTGTTCTTCATGTGGCTCATCGGCGTCGTATTGCCGTTTTTTAACACCCCGTCGATGGTATTGCTTCAGGAGAAAGTGGAGGAAGATTATCTCGGCAGAGTGTTCGGCGTATTTACGATGATCTTCAGCTCCATGATGCCTTTGGGGATGCTTCTGTTCGGCCCCATATCGGACATGGTCAAAATCGAATGGCTGCTGATGGGGACCGGTCTGCTGCTGTTTATGCAAGCATTTTTTCTGGTCGGCAGCAAAGCGCTGGTGGAAGCAGGCAAGCCCGTCCCGAAAGCGTCCGCCGAAGAAACATGA